The Cervus canadensis isolate Bull #8, Minnesota chromosome 24, ASM1932006v1, whole genome shotgun sequence nucleotide sequence TGTTTTTGATTGGAAAAGAGAAACACACCACTTTGGTGTCTTATAGACTGCCCATCCTTTATTGTTTCTagtccccctccctgccccctatACATGGAGGGGAACCCCAGTATTTAGGGGATGACAAGATGCAGGGGGGCCAAGTGGCACCTGGCCAGGGAGCAGTTCAGAGCGGCTCACTCCCATGCAGCTGGAGCGGCCAGCAGAGCCCTCTGTAGGCTCAGCTCCACATGCTGTTTCTCCAGATGCTCCCTGGAGGTGGCCTCCACATCACTCCTCCTCGTCTTCACTCCGGCTGCTCCGGGCCTCCTCTCCCTGTGGACCCTAGAGGTGCGAGGGCCACAGTCTTCCTcagctgagcctccctccccaagCCCAGGGCCCTAGCACAGGTTGCAGTTGGACGGCTTCAAGCTGCGGCTTTGAGCCTGGAgcaaggggaggggaaggagaggaagacagGGTGCCACGTCAAGGAAATGAGGGACAGTCCTTGAGTGGAGTCATAGGAAAACAAAAGGATAAACACCCCTGTATACTCTACCACTTGGAAGAACACCCTCCCTGCCTTTCCCCCTACCCCACAAACTCCTTACTTACTCCTGGCACAGGGCCCATCTCTACGCCGTCCTCATACCTGTTGCTGTCGGTATTCTGCCTCACTGGCTGATAGTGCTTGTGCTAAAGCTAAGTCTTCTTCCTCCTGAGAACTGGGAGGAAGGAACAGCTTAACTTAGTATCTAAAATGTGAGCATCTCATCTGTTAGGCATCACTGTGCTGAGCCCTTCTAAGTATTGTTTAAATTTTCACATGTAGGTTTTTACAGGGTGTTGGTATTGTCCTCATTTTGTTGAACATATTAAGACCGTAAGGGGCCAaagaacttgtccaaggtcatatagTTCAAAAACTTAATTTTGAGCCCAAGTTCCTATTATCCTGCGTTGGATGAAAGCagtccctctgccctccctccctccaaacTGAGCCTTCACCCACGCCCCACCCTTTACCAGTGAGTTAGGTACCTTGGGACCTGGGGTTTGGTCTCTGCCAGGGACAGTTCCAGGGCTCGTTGCAGAGCCTCATCCTCACTCTGCAAAAGGGAAAATAAGACCAGGTGCCTTGGACTTCACTCTCTGCGGGTCTGCTTCTGCCCATCCAACCTCTGCCCCACTCACCAAGCCATTCTGCAAAGTAATCTCTGGAGGAGCCGTCCGGGTTGGAGACTGAGTTGTGGCTCTATGGCAGACATTCAAGAGGCTCAGGTCAGAGATGTGAAGGgggaaaagggagaagggaaacaGGCAGGCCTACCTGCTGGCAGAGGAAGACGAAGGCAAGGTCTGGTTCGGGCTAGGGACGGTCTTTGTAGAAGAAGCCAGGCTTTGTGCTCTGGAGATGGCAGCCAGTCTGTAGGAAGAGACACTCTGGGCATGCCTCCAGGCACCTTCGGCTTAACAGGTTCCTCTCACCCCCGACCCAGGAAGTCAGGAGGGGAGCTCCTCCAAAAGATCTGGAAAACATGcacttgaaaaagaaagaaaagactccCTAGCCAAAGGAGACGGGGTGAAGCTTCCCAACTGTTATGACAAAGGTTCATTCAGGTCCCAAAAGCAAGTAGAGAACTTGGTTGCAATT carries:
- the ZFAND2B gene encoding AN1-type zinc finger protein 2B isoform X5; the protein is MPARASSAQTMWPTPSITVDLLTKRISRCLYARSVTCLFLWPEGSPLTVLLGSTLTETVAQIQLNKNIFTNKCERAGCRQREMMKLTCDRCGRNFCIKHRHPLDHDCSGEGHPTSRAGLAAISRAQSLASSTKTVPSPNQTLPSSSSASRATTQSPTRTAPPEITLQNGLSEDEALQRALELSLAETKPQVPSSQEEEDLALAQALSASEAEYRQQQGPQGEEARSSRSEDEEE